From the genome of Hymenobacter cellulosilyticus, one region includes:
- a CDS encoding RidA family protein, translating into MRQNIASGAPWESIVGYSRAVRVGNVVEVAGTTAQDGDSVTGTTAYEQTRRVLEKIAETLTTAGASLNDVVRTRIFTTDISQWEEIGKAHGEFFATIRPAATMVEVKALIDARLLVEIEATAIIS; encoded by the coding sequence ATGCGGCAGAACATTGCTTCCGGAGCACCCTGGGAAAGTATTGTGGGTTATTCCAGAGCCGTGCGCGTGGGAAACGTGGTAGAAGTGGCTGGCACCACGGCCCAGGATGGCGACTCGGTAACGGGCACCACCGCCTACGAGCAAACCCGGCGGGTCCTGGAGAAAATAGCCGAAACCCTAACGACGGCTGGAGCTTCCCTAAACGATGTCGTCCGGACCCGCATCTTTACCACCGATATCAGCCAGTGGGAGGAAATTGGAAAAGCCCACGGGGAGTTTTTCGCCACTATCCGGCCCGCGGCGACGATGGTGGAGGTGAAAGCCCTGATTGATGCCCGCCTGCTGGTCGAAATCGAGGCCACGGCCATTATTTCCTAA
- the topA gene encoding type I DNA topoisomerase: protein MVKNLVIVESPAKAKTIEGYLGKDFIVKSSFGHVRDLPKDNNAIDINNGFKPTYVVSPDKREIISQLKKLAKEAEMVWLASDDDREGEAISWHLSETLNLNEAKTRRIVFREITKNAILNAIDNPREIDLNLVNAQQARRVLDRLVGFELSPVLWKKVKTGLSAGRVQSVAVRFVVEREREINQHKSSSAYRVTARFDAGRGTVLEAELPTRFKTQQEAQEFLARCIGATYKIENLEKKPGKRSPAPPFTTSTLQQEASRKLGFSVAQTMSVAQKLYEAGKISYMRTDSVNLSQDALAAAKAEISSAYGPEYAHTRHFKTKSASAQEAHEAIRPTDFALVKAGSDSAEQRLYDLIRKRAMASQMADATIERTVATIGISTQPGTPLTATGEVITFEGFLKAYSESKDEETLDEEVSTESSFSRGLPPLNVGQELPLQLLRATERYSSPPARYTEASLVKKLEEMGIGRPSTYAPTISTIQKRGYVEKDTREGKERKFHVLTLEGDEVKTEAKTETFGADKAKLFPTDTAMVVNDFLVEHFPIIIDYQFTAKVEGEFDLIANGQEQWGKMLADFYGTFHETIERGQDIERSTLGSTREIGIHPETGQKLTARLGRYGPYVQIEPKEGAPEGEKAVYASLRKGQFIESITLEEALDLFKLPRIVGQFEDKDMTAALGRFGPYIRHDSKFYSLTKEQDPHTITAQEAIDLIEAKRKSDAERLIKEFPGREDVQVLNGRFGPYIVVGKKNVKIPKGEEPAELTLERCLELADATPDKPAKGGRFAKKTAPAAEEMVDKPAKKPAAKKPAAKKPAAKKAATTTAKKPAVKAK, encoded by the coding sequence ATGGTCAAAAATCTAGTCATCGTAGAGTCCCCTGCCAAAGCCAAAACCATTGAGGGTTACTTGGGCAAGGACTTTATCGTCAAATCCAGCTTCGGCCACGTCCGCGACCTGCCCAAGGACAATAATGCCATTGATATTAATAATGGGTTCAAGCCAACGTACGTTGTATCGCCGGACAAGCGGGAAATCATTTCGCAGCTGAAGAAGCTGGCGAAAGAGGCCGAAATGGTTTGGTTGGCGAGTGACGATGACCGCGAAGGCGAGGCCATCAGCTGGCACCTGTCCGAAACCCTGAATCTGAATGAGGCCAAAACCCGGCGCATCGTGTTTCGGGAGATTACCAAGAACGCCATTCTCAATGCCATTGACAATCCCCGGGAAATTGACCTGAACCTGGTGAATGCCCAGCAAGCCCGGCGGGTGCTCGACCGGCTAGTTGGCTTTGAGCTGAGCCCGGTGCTGTGGAAAAAGGTTAAAACTGGCTTGTCGGCGGGACGGGTGCAGTCGGTAGCCGTACGGTTTGTGGTAGAGCGGGAACGGGAAATCAACCAGCACAAATCGTCGTCGGCGTACCGCGTAACGGCGCGCTTTGATGCGGGCCGGGGTACGGTATTGGAGGCCGAATTGCCCACGCGCTTTAAAACCCAGCAGGAAGCCCAGGAATTTCTGGCCCGCTGCATTGGGGCTACCTATAAGATTGAGAATCTGGAGAAGAAGCCCGGCAAGCGCAGTCCCGCTCCGCCCTTCACCACTTCTACCCTGCAGCAGGAAGCCTCGCGCAAGCTGGGCTTCTCGGTAGCGCAGACCATGAGCGTGGCTCAGAAGCTGTATGAAGCTGGTAAGATTAGCTACATGCGGACCGACTCGGTAAACCTCTCGCAGGACGCGCTGGCGGCGGCTAAGGCTGAAATCAGCTCCGCCTACGGCCCCGAGTACGCTCACACCCGTCACTTCAAGACCAAGTCGGCCTCGGCCCAGGAAGCCCACGAAGCCATCCGCCCCACCGACTTTGCCCTGGTGAAAGCAGGTTCCGACTCGGCCGAGCAGCGCCTCTACGACCTGATCCGGAAGCGGGCTATGGCTTCGCAGATGGCCGACGCCACGATTGAGCGCACCGTGGCCACTATTGGCATCAGCACCCAGCCCGGCACGCCGCTCACGGCCACGGGCGAAGTCATTACGTTTGAGGGCTTTTTGAAAGCCTACAGCGAGTCGAAAGACGAGGAAACCCTGGACGAAGAAGTAAGCACCGAGTCGTCGTTTTCACGTGGCTTGCCGCCGCTGAACGTAGGCCAGGAGCTGCCCCTGCAGCTGCTGCGCGCTACCGAGCGGTATTCCTCACCGCCGGCCCGCTATACGGAAGCTTCGTTGGTGAAAAAGCTGGAGGAGATGGGCATCGGTCGGCCTTCGACCTACGCGCCTACCATCAGCACGATTCAAAAGCGGGGCTACGTGGAAAAAGACACCCGGGAAGGCAAGGAACGTAAGTTTCACGTGCTGACCCTGGAAGGCGACGAGGTGAAAACCGAAGCTAAAACCGAGACTTTCGGCGCCGACAAAGCCAAGCTGTTTCCGACCGATACGGCCATGGTGGTGAACGACTTTTTGGTGGAGCACTTCCCCATTATTATTGACTACCAGTTTACGGCTAAAGTTGAGGGTGAATTTGACCTGATTGCCAACGGGCAGGAGCAGTGGGGCAAGATGCTGGCCGACTTCTACGGCACCTTCCACGAAACCATCGAGCGGGGTCAGGACATTGAGCGCAGCACGCTGGGTTCGACCCGGGAAATCGGTATTCACCCCGAAACTGGTCAGAAGCTGACCGCTCGCCTGGGGCGCTACGGCCCCTACGTGCAGATTGAGCCCAAGGAAGGCGCGCCGGAAGGCGAGAAGGCCGTATACGCCAGCCTGCGCAAAGGGCAGTTCATCGAAAGCATCACGCTGGAAGAAGCACTGGACTTGTTTAAGCTGCCGCGCATCGTGGGACAATTTGAAGACAAGGACATGACGGCGGCGCTGGGTCGTTTCGGGCCCTATATCCGCCACGACAGCAAGTTCTACTCGCTGACCAAGGAGCAGGACCCGCACACCATCACGGCCCAGGAAGCCATTGACCTGATTGAGGCCAAGCGTAAATCCGACGCTGAGCGCCTGATCAAGGAATTCCCCGGCCGCGAAGACGTGCAGGTACTCAACGGCCGGTTTGGCCCCTACATCGTGGTGGGCAAGAAGAACGTGAAGATTCCCAAGGGCGAAGAGCCAGCCGAACTCACTCTGGAGCGGTGCCTGGAGCTAGCCGACGCTACGCCCGACAAGCCCGCGAAGGGTGGGCGTTTTGCCAAGAAAACCGCCCCTGCGGCGGAGGAAATGGTAGATAAGCCCGCCAAAAAGCCCGCTGCCAAGAAACCGGCGGCGAAAAAACCGGCAGCCAAAAAGGCGGCTACTACCACCGCCAAAAAGCCAGCCGTAAAGGCTAAGTAA
- a CDS encoding metal-dependent hydrolase, whose translation MASAFGHALLGATLGKLLLPARSHRPWWLLAAACAVLPDADVVGFTFGVAYASLWGHRGLSHSILAAVVLASTLVGLARLLRPRNQPPVGRLWALLFLATVSHGVLDAMTTGGLGVAFLSPWEPQRYFFGFRPIQVSPIGVKRFAGAAAWRVLRSEALWVGIPCLLLWLGQRFLRPAPANTPR comes from the coding sequence ATGGCATCTGCTTTTGGGCACGCGCTGCTGGGCGCTACTTTAGGCAAACTCCTGCTGCCGGCCCGCTCCCACCGGCCCTGGTGGCTTTTGGCGGCCGCCTGCGCCGTGCTGCCCGACGCCGATGTGGTGGGCTTTACGTTTGGCGTGGCTTACGCTAGCCTGTGGGGCCACCGTGGCCTGAGCCATTCCATCCTGGCCGCCGTGGTACTAGCCTCAACACTGGTAGGGCTAGCCCGTCTGCTCCGCCCCCGCAACCAGCCGCCGGTGGGCCGACTATGGGCCCTGCTGTTTCTGGCTACAGTGTCGCACGGGGTGCTCGATGCCATGACGACGGGCGGACTGGGCGTGGCATTTTTAAGCCCCTGGGAGCCGCAGCGCTACTTTTTCGGCTTCCGGCCCATTCAGGTGTCGCCCATTGGGGTGAAACGCTTCGCCGGCGCGGCGGCTTGGCGGGTGTTGCGCAGTGAGGCCCTGTGGGTGGGCATTCCCTGTTTGCTGTTGTGGCTGGGGCAGCGGTTTTTGCGCCCCGCCCCGGCGAATACACCGCGCTGA
- a CDS encoding Ppx/GppA phosphatase family protein, with product MNYPLLKLAAIDIGSNAVRCQISAVLHYGDRYRLKRVEYVRYPLRLGEDVFATGRISPAREDKFVKFLHALKLLMEVHDVAHYLVCATSAMRTAANAPEIVARVQKELNMPIQVIDGQAEAAYINRVIEHLLEDNKHYLHIDVGGGSTEFNIYHDRRKVASQSFEVGSIRRMQQEESGVSSDALNGTWQRMEDWVKENGRKYHVTRAIGTGGNINKLYSLAQPSLDKPVTRRRIATILNNLSKMTMDERVNVAMLNPDRADVIVPAGQIYLSAMEWSNITQMIVPDIGLKDGMLQTLFEQHFDEIDPLNQHADHLPLATVPSRTNGME from the coding sequence ATGAATTATCCGCTTCTGAAACTGGCTGCTATTGATATTGGGTCGAATGCTGTACGGTGTCAGATTTCAGCGGTGTTGCACTACGGCGACCGGTACCGGCTCAAGCGCGTCGAGTACGTACGCTACCCCCTGCGCCTGGGCGAAGACGTGTTTGCCACCGGCCGCATTTCCCCGGCCCGGGAAGACAAATTCGTCAAGTTTCTGCACGCCCTGAAGCTGCTGATGGAAGTGCACGACGTGGCTCATTACCTGGTGTGTGCTACCTCAGCCATGCGCACGGCCGCCAACGCGCCCGAAATCGTGGCCCGGGTGCAGAAAGAGCTCAACATGCCGATTCAGGTAATCGACGGGCAGGCGGAAGCGGCGTACATCAACCGCGTAATCGAGCACCTGCTCGAAGACAACAAGCACTACCTGCACATCGACGTGGGTGGGGGCAGCACCGAGTTTAATATCTACCACGACCGGCGCAAAGTGGCTTCGCAGTCGTTTGAGGTCGGCTCCATCCGGCGCATGCAGCAGGAAGAAAGCGGCGTATCGAGCGACGCGCTGAACGGCACCTGGCAGCGCATGGAAGACTGGGTCAAGGAAAACGGCCGCAAATACCACGTCACCCGCGCCATCGGCACCGGCGGCAACATCAACAAGCTCTACAGCCTGGCCCAGCCCTCGCTTGACAAGCCCGTCACGCGCCGTCGTATTGCCACCATTCTGAATAATCTGAGCAAGATGACGATGGATGAGCGCGTAAACGTGGCCATGCTCAACCCTGACCGCGCCGACGTCATCGTGCCCGCCGGCCAGATCTACCTCTCGGCTATGGAGTGGTCCAACATCACCCAGATGATTGTGCCCGATATCGGCCTCAAGGACGGCATGCTGCAAACCCTGTTCGAGCAGCACTTCGACGAAATCGACCCGCTCAACCAACACGCCGACCACTTGCCCCTGGCTACCGTGCCGAGCCGCACCAACGGCATGGAATAA
- a CDS encoding DUF4846 domain-containing protein, whose translation MSNLPCFVAALSLLVSVADGQQPTAARPATPTTAAHPYGWLPAGSYQTRQTLALRFAPPAGAQRVAAAPNSFAQWLRYLPLQPAGAAVHLHNGKLKTPQTVHAAVVRIDVGPRDLQQCADAVIRLRGEYLFSQNPDKVHFHLTSGHDIWFSDWHAGKGFTVTGEEVKVSPKAVEPPTHPVFRRYLDQIFTYAGTRSIEREMQPVALASLQPGDVFVRGGSPGHAVLVLDVSVNSKTGRKYFLLAQSYMPAQEIHVLRNLQNPKLSPWYELNDQTVLETPEWSFTTDQLRRF comes from the coding sequence ATGTCTAACCTTCCGTGTTTTGTGGCCGCCCTGAGCCTGTTGGTTTCCGTAGCTGATGGTCAGCAGCCAACTGCGGCCCGCCCAGCTACCCCAACCACGGCGGCTCATCCGTATGGCTGGCTGCCGGCTGGCTCCTACCAGACCCGGCAAACGTTAGCCCTGCGCTTTGCGCCCCCGGCTGGGGCTCAACGGGTGGCTGCCGCCCCAAACTCCTTTGCCCAATGGCTGCGCTATCTGCCTCTACAACCCGCCGGAGCGGCTGTGCACCTGCACAATGGCAAGCTGAAAACCCCGCAAACCGTACACGCCGCCGTGGTGCGCATCGATGTGGGGCCGCGCGACCTGCAGCAGTGCGCCGACGCCGTCATTCGGCTGCGGGGCGAATATCTGTTTAGCCAAAACCCGGACAAGGTGCACTTCCATTTGACCAGCGGGCACGACATCTGGTTTTCGGACTGGCACGCGGGCAAAGGTTTTACCGTAACTGGGGAGGAAGTAAAAGTCTCACCGAAAGCTGTGGAGCCCCCGACCCACCCGGTTTTTCGGCGGTACCTGGACCAGATTTTCACCTACGCTGGTACCCGTTCCATCGAGCGGGAAATGCAGCCCGTCGCCCTGGCTTCACTGCAGCCGGGGGACGTTTTTGTGCGGGGCGGCTCACCCGGCCATGCCGTGCTGGTGCTCGACGTGAGCGTGAACTCAAAGACCGGACGCAAGTATTTTTTGCTGGCCCAGAGCTATATGCCTGCCCAGGAAATCCACGTTTTGCGTAATCTGCAGAACCCAAAGCTGAGCCCGTGGTATGAGCTCAATGACCAAACAGTGCTCGAAACGCCCGAGTGGAGCTTTACCACCGACCAGCTGCGGCGGTTTTAA
- a CDS encoding SIR2 family NAD-dependent protein deacylase, which produces MKRKIVVLTGAGISAESGLATFRGSDGLWEGHRVEDVASPEGWARNPELVLEFYNQRRAAARVAQPNAGHLALVALEQDYDVVIITQNVDDLHERAGSSRVIHLHGKLFESRSTRFEHLVYPMTENRIELGDRCEKGHQLRPNIVWFGEAVPLMERAIEETATADIFMVVGTSLQVYPAANLVHYTPTNCPTYIIDPNQPALSARPNLHFVPEPATVGVPRVAAELLAQASDYLL; this is translated from the coding sequence ATGAAGCGAAAAATAGTGGTATTGACCGGGGCTGGTATCAGTGCCGAGAGCGGGCTGGCAACCTTCCGGGGCTCGGATGGGCTCTGGGAAGGGCACCGGGTGGAAGATGTAGCCTCCCCGGAAGGCTGGGCGCGCAACCCCGAACTGGTCCTGGAGTTTTACAACCAGCGCCGGGCCGCCGCCCGGGTCGCCCAGCCCAATGCCGGGCATCTGGCGCTGGTGGCCCTGGAGCAAGACTACGACGTGGTTATCATCACCCAAAACGTGGACGATTTGCACGAGCGGGCCGGCTCCAGCCGCGTGATTCACTTGCACGGCAAGCTGTTCGAGTCGCGCAGCACCCGCTTCGAGCATCTGGTGTACCCCATGACCGAAAACCGAATCGAGCTGGGCGACCGGTGCGAAAAAGGCCATCAGCTCCGGCCCAACATCGTGTGGTTTGGCGAAGCCGTGCCCCTGATGGAGCGAGCCATAGAGGAGACGGCCACAGCCGACATATTCATGGTGGTAGGCACTTCCCTGCAAGTGTATCCGGCGGCCAACCTGGTGCATTACACGCCTACCAACTGCCCTACCTACATCATTGACCCCAACCAGCCGGCCCTTAGCGCCCGGCCCAATCTGCACTTTGTGCCGGAGCCGGCTACCGTAGGCGTACCGCGGGTTGCAGCTGAGTTGTTAGCTCAGGCATCCGACTACCTTCTCTGA